Genomic segment of Panicum virgatum strain AP13 chromosome 9N, P.virgatum_v5, whole genome shotgun sequence:
GGTTGAAGAATGGAAAGACTCTTACTCTGTCTCAGACAGTTGATGAATCATGGTGATAGGTAATGATGTGTAGTGGTGGGCTGGGGTTATAAAAGTAATATTAGTTTACTCATAACGAAACCACCTATTGTATTATGTAACTTTTTCTATTAaaagtaattattttttaatatattattGGTCAAATATGTTTGAGTTTGATCTAAAAGTTGCTATATTTTGAGATGGAGGTAGTAGATTCAAAAGAGGAAGAAGTGATGCATGGAAAATTAGTTGACCAGTTGTATTGTACCTGCACTCTATGTACTATCATGGCATGCCGTAGCGGCGTATCATTCGCATATGTGCAGTACACAAACATAGTTTGTAGCAGTTGGTGAGAACTGATGACAGGTTTGATTCTAACATAAATTAGTTTGATTGAGGCTTCAATGCCCCAATGACACATTGAGACGGCATCTGATTATCTGTGTGGACCCCAACATTATCGGAGGAGGTCAGGAGCAGAGATGGGACGCTTAGCTTGATAGATCTCGCAGTTGACCGTGTCTGAACGTAGTTATTAGCATTCTTTCTCCGACTCATAATTAACCCGATGGCTGATTAATTTTTTTGTTACAAGGACCGTCAGCAGTAGCACACATCACTGTTTTCCTCTATCTATCTTTTGTAGGTATGGAATAATAAGGATCTTGTCCTATAGGAATAGAATGTGTTGGCACCACCATCTCTGACCTTCATGGCTGCAATTTTACCTGCTGACAATTGCTTCGATTGCATCCCACGCAGTGCCTATACATTATCTTTACTGACGGCGAGTTATTTTCTCTGCATTGTACATGATCACAAGCCTCGTCGATCGATTGCAACCTAAATATAAATTGTTGTCATACTTCATCCAGTTGCAGACGATTAGTCCTTTTTGCCTACCAATCTCTTGCGGGAGTTTCATTTTAACTTGGAATGTATTAGAAAAGAGGCTGTGAACTTACCATTAATTACACTAGAGTACTGCCCAAAAATCCCTGCCACCAATATGCCATCCTTGTTGCTTGCTCTGCCGTCAGCTCTGACCAAACTTTCCATGGTGTCTGGGACAAGCAGGCAACGAGCCAACGACTGATATCCAGACGCCAACCACAACGTTCAGACGCATCATGCCCGGAATGGCGAACAAGGGAAGGGGCAAATCATCGTACATGTAGCGGCTACGTTCAGATGCGGCATACGAACCTTTGCATGGGAAATGAGACGGCAATGACATAAACCAGAACTACGACATTGATGTTAGGATTTTTTTACTATGCCACTTTGCGACTCGGTTGCGTCTACACCTCTACGGAGGCTGTGGAATTTTTTAGCAACTGCGGCCTCTTTGGTCAAGGTGTTAGAAAACGAGTAAAAGGTATAGGCAGATTCGCTTCGAAGAAGACATCAAAAGAACATGAGTGAACGAATCAAGCAGGCAAATTCTGATTACAGATGCAGTTACTTTGGACAGGTGAACAGAAGTGACAAGTGCAGGAACCAATGGGACATACAGAAATTTGAACTTCTGATTGCATAGGCTCAAAAGGATATCCTACATTCTTGTTGATCTGTGGACAGACAAAAGTACAAAACCTACATTATTCTTGTTAATCTGTGGACAGACAAAACTATATACCTGGTTGAAGACTAGAACGTGCACTAAAACACGATGGAGCATTCCAACATACCATATCAGCATAAAATCAACCCGGCTCACCACTACAGAAATAAGAGAGGGTAGAACCGGTGTATGCAGAGATAGTATAGCATGCTACTACAGCACAATTGTACTCCCACATGGTCAGGTTCCTCAGTTCACTAATTGATGTGTGGATGTACCACCAAAGCGGAAATCATGCATCGATTCCAGGACCCGGATATGCTGGAAGACTCATTATCCTCTTGTCAAGCACAGGACTACCCACTGTGAAATGGTACAAGCTTTGGAACTCCAAATCTTTTAAGCCAAGTACCTCATGAACTGCACAGAAATTCTACCAAATTAGAAGCTGTTACTGAATAATGCTTAAGCTAAAAGACAAATGGAGAGTTAAAGTATCATGAATACTGCAAAGTGAATAGAAATATGAAGAATATTATTTGGATATCACCGTGGATTGTAATTAAGAGAAACCAAATATAAGTCAGAAGTAATCTTGTGATTCATGATCACAAGCAGAACAATCAACTTGGGCATCAAAACTGAGCGACATGCTGCTGAAGATGTCTTATTCTCCTACATGGATTTGGGGAAAGAAACAGCCGAGACATTATGGCAAAAAACGGTAACAGTATTCTAAGGATCATTCTATTTTTTCAAGTTGTGTTGTCCCAGCTGGCTTAATGAATAGTACAATAGCTGCTACAACAGGACAAAATGAATAATACATTGTTCAACTTCAACAGCTAATTTTTTGCAATAAAGATTTGAGTCATGCATTGCCAATTTTCTAAAGACAAGAGAAGACAATGGACCGATTAGATAACATTGAATTGGCTTGTGCTCATCAAAAAATTTTGCCTCGTTTTAGCATAGCATGTATATTATTCAATAGAGTCCTGAGCATCCTATGCGCCAATCATCATATCTTTTAAGTGCACATAAACTGCAAAACAAAACAGAACGATTGGGCTTTGTTCCCCTCTGTTGTGAACAACACAGCAGGGttttctctctatttttttatacAACAAGCAGAAAGGAATGTAATGGTGTTAAATGTTCTTATAGTTTGGAAACGCTCCCTGTTTCAGCTAATGTAAGCTAGCAGAGGATTATTGCAGAACTTACCAGCATCATCAAAGTAACAGCCAATCCCTGTGGCAGATATTCCAACAGCATGGGCCTCAAGGTAAAGCACTTGGCCGAGAACGCCAGTCTCCCAAAACAAACGAGGATACATCCATTCACCTTTGTCATGCAATACAGGCTCGAATCTAGCAATCATCCCAAGGCTAAAACATCCATGTGAAGCAATTTCCTGCATAAAAATACCAAAAGCAGATAACTAGTGAAATTTCTGCATGTACTGGAATAGGTTGCATGGTCAAATGCCAAATTGAACGGAGAAACTTTGAAATTGGGTTCAAATATTTAACATATCAGGACGAACAACATAACTTAAGGCAGAATGTCTGGATCTAAGCATAAATAAACATTGATAAATTCATAAGGAAACACGTTAAGCAGCcaatcaaatatagtttataACTGATTAACCAGAAACAATGCCATTTGCCATATTCATATACCTGAAAGCATGAGATCTGCATTGCCAACCTTTGGCAATCCCCTTTCATAAGTCTGTAGAGTGGGAGGCCATCAGGGCAGCCTTCTGGTCGAACCCACTCGAAGTCCTGCCTCATGGCACgctgcaatgcaccaaaatgctcCTCGTTCCTTACCAGGAAATACAGACCTTTTGGCAGCCCTGTGATGCGATGCACAAACAATGCGGCATGGACCTCTGCATCCCATGGTAATACACGGAATGGAAGAGCACACTGCTTCCCCTGCCGCTCACCTGAGTCAGCCTCCCCTGATGGGAGGCAGTGCAGCAGCATCTGATAAAACATGTCCCTCCCCATCACATGCACCCCGTCCATGTCCACCGCACTTCTCCGacgtcgcaccacctcctgcaCAGTTAATTGCTTGTACAGACCTTCCGACATAGCTGGGCTTTTCCGCCATGGCATCACAACGAAGCGTTCCTCAGGCGCAGGGCCATGCTTCTTCACTTCTTCAGCAGTGCGGTATATCACATCCCACACCACATGATCCTTACTAAGCGCATTCGCCTTCCccacccaatccagcccatcAAACCTCCTCAGTGCATCACTCATCCTGCCATAGTCCACCTCAGGCTCGGACCCAGCTGGGAATAGCAGGACGGTGCAATCTGGGTGCTGCCGCTCCACCCAAGGCGCCTTACCCTTTACCACTCTGTTGGGCAGCTCCTCAGGCGTTGCAGCCAGGCTCCCCTTGTCCACTCCAACCAGCCTCCCAAGATCCTCGTACGACAACCCGTCAAGCACCTTCGCGTCCCACCCCAGCGCCGCTGCAgctaccgccaccgccgcgagcGCGTGGCCCACGTCGTGGTTGCAGTACCGAAACGCCCGCTCCCCATACTTCCACGCCTCCCGCCAGAACACCGAGGAGAGCGCCAagaccgccgtcgccggcgcgggcAGAATCGCGCCGCATTCGCCAGCGGGCGCCATGGCGCGGACCTCCAGGAGGTGGTCGCGGGGGGCGTAATGGGCGACGGCGAGCCGGCCGGGCTCCCGCGGGTGCGGGAAGAGGATGTGCGCCTCGGTGGGGTGCAGGTTGCCGCTGCTGGGGTTGACGCGGAGCGACCAGGTGGAGAGGCCCGTGGACTTCCAGGCGGAGAGCGCGAGGGAGTGGAAGAGGAGCGCGGAGAGGGAGTCGACGGTGAGCGGctctggcggcggtggcgggggcggggaGTGGAAGAGGGCAGGGTAGGGGATGGGGCCGGCGGAGAGCGCGTGGGGAGGCGGATTGGGGAGCGGGAGCTGGGGCGCGGGGGCGAAGCGGAGGAAGGGGTTGGGCTGATTGGCCCAGTCGAGGCGGCCCGGGCCGCGCGCGTAGCCGGCGGTGAGGCTGTGCTTGGTGCGGCAGTGGTActcggcggccgcggaggcggaggtTGAGGGAGGGGTGGCCGAGGTGGAGGAcatggcgaggcggcggagcggggcgcgacggcgagggagaggggaggggaggccgtGGCGGAGGAGCATTTCGTTCGGGTGGGGGTGTGGACGGCCGGTGCTGGGTTTCGCGGCGATCCTCGGGAAGCGGGTGGAACCGTGGCGAAGGTTCGGCGGGCCGTGGGTTGGGCCGAGGATTATCAGATAGGGCTAGGACGGAgagcatctttttcttttttatattaaaaaattttcaaaaatatatgtccgtttcgaaaaatttcgaaacTGACCCCGGTCGCCCGGCCCAGGGACGACAGGGGTCCTGTTGCCCAagcaacgggcgacaggacctcaatataattttttttgaatttgcaaagagATCCCTGGCCGGGGgtggggggcctgtcgcccctccacgggcgacaggggcctgtcgcccctccACGGGCGATAggggtctcccaccct
This window contains:
- the LOC120691294 gene encoding uncharacterized protein LOC120691294 isoform X1, which codes for MLLRHGLPSPLPRRRAPLRRLAMSSTSATPPSTSASAAAEYHCRTKHSLTAGYARGPGRLDWANQPNPFLRFAPAPQLPLPNPPPHALSAGPIPYPALFHSPPPPPPPEPLTVDSLSALLFHSLALSAWKSTGLSTWSLRVNPSSGNLHPTEAHILFPHPREPGRLAVAHYAPRDHLLEVRAMAPAGECGAILPAPATAVLALSSVFWREAWKYGERAFRYCNHDVGHALAAVAVAAAALGWDAKVLDGLSYEDLGRLVGVDKGSLAATPEELPNRVVKGKAPWVERQHPDCTVLLFPAGSEPEVDYGRMSDALRRFDGLDWVGKANALSKDHVVWDVIYRTAEEVKKHGPAPEERFVVMPWRKSPAMSEGLYKQLTVQEVVRRRRSAVDMDGVHVMGRDMFYQMLLHCLPSGEADSGERQGKQCALPFRVLPWDAEVHAALFVHRITGLPKGLYFLVRNEEHFGALQRAMRQDFEWVRPEGCPDGLPLYRLMKGDCQRLAMQISCFQEIASHGCFSLGMIARFEPVLHDKGEWMYPRLFWETGVLGQVLYLEAHAVGISATGIGCYFDDAVHEVLGLKDLEFQSLYHFTVGSPVLDKRIMSLPAYPGPGIDA
- the LOC120691294 gene encoding uncharacterized protein LOC120691294 isoform X3, coding for MLLRHGLPSPLPRRRAPLRRLAMSSTSATPPSTSASAAAEYHCRTKHSLTAGYARGPGRLDWANQPNPFLRFAPAPQLPLPNPPPHALSAGPIPYPALFHSPPPPPPPEPLTVDSLSALLFHSLALSAWKSTGLSTWSLRVNPSSGNLHPTEAHILFPHPREPGRLAVAHYAPRDHLLEVRAMAPAGECGAILPAPATAVLALSSVFWREAWKYGERAFRYCNHDVGHALAAVAVAAAALGWDAKVLDGLSYEDLGRLVGVDKGSLAATPEELPNRVVKGKAPWVERQHPDCTVLLFPAGSEPEVDYGRMSDALRRFDGLDWVGKANALSKDHVVWDVIYRTAEEVKKHGPAPEERFVVMPWRKSPAMSEGLYKQLTVQEVVRRRRSAVDMDGVHVMGRDMFYQMLLHCLPSGEADSGLPKGLYFLVRNEEHFGALQRAMRQDFEWVRPEGCPDGLPLYRLMKGDCQRLAMQISCFQEIASHGCFSLGMIARFEPVLHDKGEWMYPRLFWETGVLGQVLYLEAHAVGISATGIGCYFDDAVHEVLGLKDLEFQSLYHFTVGSPVLDKRIMSLPAYPGPGIDA
- the LOC120691294 gene encoding uncharacterized protein LOC120691294 isoform X2; amino-acid sequence: MLLRHGLPSPLPRRRAPLRRLAMSSTSATPPSTSASAAAEYHCRTKHSLTAGYARGPGRLDWANQPNPFLRFAPAPQLPLPNPPPHALSAGPIPYPALFHSPPPPPPPEPLTVDSLSALLFHSLALSAWKSTGLSTWSLRVNPSSGNLHPTEAHILFPHPREPGRLAVAHYAPRDHLLEVRAMAPAGECGAILPAPATAVLALSSVFWREAWKYGERAFRYCNHDVGHALAAVAVAAAALGWDAKVLDGLSYEDLGRLVGVDKGSLAATPEERQHPDCTVLLFPAGSEPEVDYGRMSDALRRFDGLDWVGKANALSKDHVVWDVIYRTAEEVKKHGPAPEERFVVMPWRKSPAMSEGLYKQLTVQEVVRRRRSAVDMDGVHVMGRDMFYQMLLHCLPSGEADSGERQGKQCALPFRVLPWDAEVHAALFVHRITGLPKGLYFLVRNEEHFGALQRAMRQDFEWVRPEGCPDGLPLYRLMKGDCQRLAMQISCFQEIASHGCFSLGMIARFEPVLHDKGEWMYPRLFWETGVLGQVLYLEAHAVGISATGIGCYFDDAVHEVLGLKDLEFQSLYHFTVGSPVLDKRIMSLPAYPGPGIDA